The following are from one region of the Ruficoccus sp. ZRK36 genome:
- a CDS encoding ParB N-terminal domain-containing protein translates to MSTQLESIDAVQPSTYNPRSADAERLDLIELSLRKLGFLAPIFADSNGEILSGHQRHLVASRMGATQIPVFRTKPMPIAQRKALNIVFNRATNDFDWHTTPEKATRELAALDVHKLAESIPDKAVDSPEFIRCLRPSQVSVKELCRANANRWLQYARNLARTMHRQGILMPLVCRRDGTVVNGIGRLEMLAEKKFETAPVVYVTDEEAGFAHSMMNLLSMDFDVRTRYADLLRYNSFRRARRVREELGNGFIFTVHGSKPCHSFDIFNPKQRAAWVREHGTSILDFGAGHLTETKMLRRAGLSVTPFEPYHITRLEIDKARSLELVREFLQAVADGTEWTSIFLASVLNSVPFQSDREHIAVLLAALCKPFTKVYACASSVGETGWRQVNGKAFLNKSNSGNISFRLDYEPGVRIGDFQEKPKVQKYHTQKEFYQLWTPFFRSVSIRELSNNITAKCEHALPVDTDRLREAVEFEFDLPYPDGSRMGLVDEAKEAFFRRLKVSL, encoded by the coding sequence ATGAGCACCCAACTGGAATCCATCGACGCGGTTCAGCCCAGCACCTACAATCCGCGCAGTGCCGACGCGGAGCGTCTGGACCTGATCGAGTTATCCCTCCGCAAGCTCGGCTTTCTCGCGCCCATCTTTGCCGACAGCAACGGGGAAATCCTCTCCGGGCACCAGCGCCATCTGGTGGCCTCGCGCATGGGGGCGACGCAGATCCCGGTTTTCCGCACCAAGCCGATGCCGATTGCCCAGCGCAAGGCGCTCAACATCGTCTTCAACCGGGCCACAAACGATTTCGACTGGCACACCACGCCGGAGAAGGCCACCCGCGAACTGGCCGCGCTCGATGTTCATAAGCTCGCGGAGTCCATCCCGGACAAGGCGGTGGACTCCCCGGAGTTCATCCGTTGCCTGCGCCCGAGTCAGGTCAGCGTGAAGGAACTGTGCCGGGCCAACGCGAACCGCTGGCTCCAGTATGCCCGCAACCTTGCCCGCACCATGCATCGCCAGGGCATCCTCATGCCGCTGGTCTGCCGACGTGACGGCACCGTGGTCAACGGCATCGGACGGCTGGAAATGCTCGCGGAAAAGAAGTTTGAGACCGCGCCGGTAGTCTATGTCACTGATGAAGAGGCGGGGTTCGCCCACTCCATGATGAACCTGCTCTCGATGGACTTCGATGTGCGTACCCGTTACGCCGATTTGCTGCGCTACAATTCCTTCCGGCGCGCCCGTCGCGTGCGGGAGGAATTGGGCAACGGGTTTATCTTTACGGTCCACGGCTCGAAGCCCTGCCACAGCTTCGACATTTTTAATCCGAAGCAGCGGGCCGCCTGGGTGCGTGAGCACGGCACGAGCATCCTCGACTTTGGGGCCGGCCACTTGACCGAAACGAAAATGCTGCGTCGGGCGGGGCTGTCCGTCACTCCCTTCGAGCCCTACCACATCACCCGGTTGGAAATCGACAAGGCCCGCAGTCTCGAACTGGTGCGGGAGTTCTTGCAGGCTGTGGCCGATGGAACTGAGTGGACTTCGATCTTCCTGGCCAGCGTGCTCAACTCCGTGCCGTTCCAGTCCGACCGCGAGCACATCGCCGTTCTGTTAGCCGCCCTCTGCAAACCTTTCACCAAAGTGTACGCCTGCGCTTCCAGCGTGGGCGAAACCGGGTGGCGGCAGGTCAACGGCAAAGCCTTTCTCAACAAGTCGAACTCGGGCAACATCTCTTTTCGGCTCGACTACGAACCGGGCGTTCGCATCGGGGATTTTCAGGAAAAACCGAAGGTCCAGAAGTACCACACACAAAAAGAATTTTATCAGCTATGGACTCCCTTCTTCCGCTCCGTTAGTATCCGGGAGTTGAGCAACAATATCACCGCCAAATGCGAACACGCCCTCCCGGTCGATACCGACCGGCTCCGGGAAGCGGTTGAGTTCGAGTTCGATCTTCCCTATCCTGACGGCTCCCGCATGGGCCTGGTGGACGAAGCCAAAGAAGCCTTTTTCCGACGACTGAAAGTATCCCTATGA
- a CDS encoding methyltransferase domain-containing protein, with amino-acid sequence MNADIEADNGITTEASNWVFDEHVAPHFDEHVRKSVPEYDRVQELAATFSDWFTHPDCTVLDFGAATGETLRLIRERHRKALTLIGYDNSQAMIAQAANKGIEVTFTDLERLSDIPPFAYGVALYTLQFLRPQARQQLVYQIANTIERGGGLFVVEKVLGSYPTTQDIIQQLYWDMKISNGLTPAQVINKAHALRGCMFPKTIAENEAEFRAAGFSQIELVFKDLQFCGWLLIR; translated from the coding sequence ATGAACGCCGACATCGAAGCCGACAACGGGATTACCACCGAAGCAAGCAACTGGGTCTTTGACGAGCACGTCGCCCCGCACTTCGACGAGCATGTCCGCAAGAGCGTCCCGGAATACGACCGGGTGCAGGAACTCGCCGCCACCTTCTCGGACTGGTTTACGCATCCCGATTGCACCGTGCTGGATTTTGGAGCGGCCACCGGCGAAACCCTGCGCCTTATCCGTGAGCGCCACCGCAAAGCTCTTACGCTGATCGGCTACGATAACTCGCAAGCCATGATCGCTCAGGCGGCCAACAAGGGCATTGAGGTCACGTTCACCGACCTTGAACGCCTTTCGGATATTCCGCCCTTCGCCTATGGCGTCGCGCTGTACACCCTGCAATTCCTGCGTCCGCAGGCCCGCCAGCAACTTGTGTATCAAATCGCCAATACGATTGAGCGCGGCGGCGGCCTGTTCGTGGTGGAAAAAGTGCTCGGGAGTTACCCCACCACGCAGGACATCATTCAGCAGCTTTATTGGGACATGAAGATAAGTAACGGACTGACCCCCGCCCAGGTCATCAACAAGGCCCACGCCCTGCGCGGGTGCATGTTCCCGAAGACGATTGCCGAAAACGAAGCCGAGTTTCGCGCCGCCGGTTTCTCGCAAATCGAACTTGTTTTCAAGGACCTCCAGTTCTGCGGCTGGCTCCTGATCCGCTGA
- a CDS encoding terminase gpA endonuclease subunit, which translates to MNADIASMFAEGVRPPDRRPPWQWCEDHIPAIPYSPMPGRFRSDNSPWVREVMEVIVDPRVKLVSILASVQSSKTTIPELTLCYIVKNLPGPCLWLDQTDEDAKDQSESRLQKLFEECEPVRDLFPRDRHKRRNHTVHFSNGMTLWILGAHNKTNLQRRSIRWLFGDETWRWPAGNMAEAEARVTAFGWLGKCVFMSQGGEENDDTHRKFETTDMREWTFACPHCGKRQPFAWENVEWSKSARDAEGNWDFSAVRDSTILRCTHCNHYFTDSDATRRQLNATGKYICTNTNASPENVGFHWNALCAMSWGKLAELYLRAKAAARQGDTSLLQQFYQKRLALPWREYVEDYKMEIATCGYRKGESWEEEGGITRQGKVVAPPFEGAVIPLRILTVDCQMDHLFAVVRSWSPNGSSRLVWNERLLTFDDIELLQERYEIHPNLVFVDAGHATYDVYRQCSKKGWVALIGDRRLTFPHKSKEKGGVQRFYSPRRKVVLGTRQSCYVHYWSNLNIKDTLARLRRNQDPAKGPTWEVPDDIDEDYLSQMESEHRAKEKNTWMWKQIGKRPNHYWDCESMQAAAATMLKIIGRESVVDTPASGNGGRD; encoded by the coding sequence ATGAACGCGGACATCGCCAGCATGTTCGCCGAGGGCGTGCGTCCCCCGGACCGCCGCCCCCCGTGGCAGTGGTGTGAGGACCACATCCCCGCGATTCCGTATTCGCCCATGCCGGGGCGGTTCCGCTCGGATAACTCTCCGTGGGTGCGAGAGGTGATGGAAGTCATCGTCGATCCCCGCGTGAAGCTGGTTTCGATTCTGGCCAGCGTCCAGTCCTCGAAAACCACTATCCCCGAACTGACCCTGTGCTATATCGTCAAGAACCTGCCGGGGCCGTGCCTGTGGCTGGACCAGACCGACGAAGACGCCAAAGACCAGTCCGAGTCACGCTTGCAGAAACTCTTTGAAGAGTGCGAACCGGTGAGGGATCTCTTTCCCCGCGACCGTCACAAGCGGCGCAACCACACGGTTCATTTCTCCAACGGCATGACGTTGTGGATATTAGGGGCGCACAACAAGACGAACCTTCAGCGTCGTTCCATCCGTTGGCTCTTCGGAGATGAAACCTGGCGTTGGCCTGCCGGGAACATGGCCGAAGCCGAGGCCCGTGTGACCGCATTCGGCTGGCTGGGTAAGTGCGTGTTCATGAGCCAAGGCGGCGAGGAAAACGACGACACCCACCGCAAGTTTGAGACGACCGACATGCGCGAGTGGACCTTTGCTTGCCCCCACTGCGGCAAGCGTCAGCCCTTCGCCTGGGAGAATGTCGAGTGGTCAAAGTCGGCTCGTGACGCGGAGGGGAACTGGGATTTTTCCGCCGTGCGCGATTCGACTATCCTGCGCTGCACGCACTGCAACCATTACTTCACCGACTCGGATGCCACCCGCCGTCAGTTGAACGCCACCGGCAAATACATCTGCACCAACACCAACGCCTCCCCGGAGAATGTCGGCTTTCATTGGAACGCGCTGTGCGCCATGAGTTGGGGGAAGCTGGCCGAACTCTACCTGCGGGCGAAAGCCGCCGCCCGGCAGGGCGACACCTCCTTGCTCCAGCAGTTTTACCAGAAGCGTCTCGCGCTTCCTTGGCGCGAATACGTCGAAGACTACAAGATGGAGATTGCCACCTGCGGCTACCGAAAAGGTGAGTCCTGGGAAGAAGAAGGCGGCATCACCCGGCAGGGGAAGGTGGTCGCGCCCCCGTTCGAGGGGGCGGTCATTCCGCTACGCATCCTTACGGTGGATTGCCAGATGGACCACCTGTTCGCTGTCGTGCGTTCGTGGAGCCCGAACGGTTCCTCCCGATTGGTCTGGAATGAACGTCTCTTGACCTTCGACGACATCGAACTCTTGCAGGAGCGGTATGAGATTCATCCGAACCTAGTGTTCGTCGATGCCGGGCACGCTACCTACGACGTGTACCGGCAGTGTTCGAAAAAAGGTTGGGTGGCGCTGATCGGGGACCGGCGTTTGACCTTTCCGCACAAAAGCAAAGAGAAGGGCGGCGTGCAGCGCTTTTACTCGCCCCGGCGCAAAGTCGTGCTCGGCACGCGGCAGTCTTGCTACGTCCATTACTGGTCGAACCTCAACATCAAGGACACGCTGGCCCGACTCCGGCGCAATCAGGACCCGGCCAAAGGCCCGACATGGGAAGTCCCCGACGACATCGACGAGGATTATCTTTCGCAGATGGAATCCGAGCACCGGGCCAAGGAAAAGAATACCTGGATGTGGAAACAAATCGGCAAACGCCCTAACCACTACTGGGACTGCGAATCCATGCAGGCTGCCGCCGCCACCATGCTCAAGATCATCGGGCGGGAGAGCGTTGTTGACACGCCTGCCAGCGGTAATGGCGGACGTGATTGA
- a CDS encoding phage portal protein — protein MAVNLFQRITRFFSFSPYEGANTSLRRGRVPGAAPADAKKELTSAVRRELVRKSRYLHKNSGFVREMVSDMAIYSVSDGIKPQAQTADTAWNKAAEELFARWAQRADITGRFSFEQCQSLICRGVDVDGEYFVVKVRDRFGRPRIQLVESHRIGDATLGTETIDGIGFDRFGAPAFYRVRQDDDSTRDVPASAVMHVFEPESASGARSAPTLQHSINHLLDEIELLALEKHAVKDNADISRVLKSESGEIDESGDFIVQADAEAEDGSDPQQVQRIVGGKVVSLKPNESLESYQSDRPSPVFTGFLEHLKRDSAAGMLPYEFVLDSAKIGGAGVRLVVAKADRRFSFRQMILIQRFLKPTWGYVIGDAIDRGELEPVKGWHRVRFVTPRRITVDAGREAQQNRADVETGLKTLAEHYAELGQDFDEQLEIRAQNARRILDASEKYGVPVEMLYRPQGTQLTALVDMSAQASREGE, from the coding sequence GTGGCTGTGAATCTCTTTCAACGCATTACCCGGTTCTTTTCCTTCTCTCCCTATGAAGGGGCCAACACGTCACTGCGGCGCGGACGTGTGCCCGGCGCGGCTCCCGCTGACGCGAAAAAAGAACTGACTTCGGCTGTTCGACGCGAGCTGGTCCGGAAAAGCCGCTATTTGCACAAGAACTCCGGCTTCGTGCGGGAGATGGTCAGTGATATGGCCATTTACTCGGTGAGCGACGGGATCAAGCCGCAGGCGCAGACCGCAGACACGGCCTGGAACAAAGCAGCCGAAGAGCTTTTCGCCCGTTGGGCACAGCGGGCCGACATCACGGGCCGGTTCAGCTTTGAGCAGTGCCAGAGTTTGATTTGCCGGGGTGTCGATGTGGACGGCGAATATTTCGTCGTCAAGGTACGGGACCGTTTTGGGCGTCCGCGCATCCAACTCGTGGAATCCCACCGGATCGGGGATGCCACCCTGGGAACGGAAACCATTGATGGCATCGGCTTTGACCGCTTCGGGGCACCCGCCTTTTACCGTGTCCGACAGGATGACGACAGCACACGGGATGTTCCTGCGAGCGCGGTCATGCACGTCTTTGAGCCGGAGTCAGCCAGCGGTGCCCGCAGTGCCCCCACGCTCCAGCACTCGATCAACCATTTGCTCGATGAAATCGAACTGCTGGCGCTGGAAAAGCACGCGGTCAAAGACAACGCCGATATTTCCCGCGTGCTCAAAAGCGAAAGCGGCGAAATCGACGAGTCGGGTGATTTCATCGTCCAGGCCGATGCCGAGGCCGAAGACGGCAGCGATCCGCAACAGGTGCAGCGCATTGTCGGCGGCAAGGTCGTCTCCCTCAAACCCAACGAATCGCTGGAAAGCTATCAGTCGGATCGGCCCAGTCCGGTTTTTACCGGTTTCCTCGAACACTTGAAGCGCGATTCCGCTGCCGGGATGCTGCCCTACGAATTCGTGCTGGACTCGGCAAAAATCGGGGGGGCGGGGGTGCGCCTGGTCGTGGCCAAGGCCGACCGGCGTTTTTCATTCCGGCAGATGATCCTGATCCAGCGCTTCCTCAAACCGACGTGGGGCTACGTGATCGGGGACGCCATCGACCGGGGCGAACTGGAGCCGGTCAAGGGCTGGCACCGGGTGCGCTTCGTCACGCCCCGGCGCATCACCGTCGATGCCGGACGCGAGGCCCAGCAGAACCGGGCCGACGTGGAAACCGGCTTGAAAACGCTGGCGGAGCACTACGCCGAACTCGGACAGGACTTCGATGAGCAGTTGGAAATTCGTGCCCAGAACGCCCGGCGTATCCTCGATGCGTCTGAGAAGTACGGCGTGCCCGTCGAAATGCTTTACCGCCCGCAGGGCACACAGCTTACAGCGCTGGTTGACATGAGCGCACAGGCGTCACGCGAGGGTGAATGA
- a CDS encoding S49 family peptidase, with product MRFAHILHAVYREPWNITTSGWLSIHEILQGHLSGEVQNLDLSAFVNPRPDLEIDSQGIGHVHVTGVLGKNLSQIERACGNTGYEQIKAEIADAVESGARGIMLHVNSPGGAASGNVETSRFVADCGVPTVAWVDELAASAAYAIAAGASRIVAAPSAQVGSIGTILPLVDTSGQWEQRGWKPAYITHTGGDLKDATWPPNFSEAHRAHLQEMVDDYFGQFREHVLAHRAVQQSAMRGQTFLSERAKAANLIDRIGSYADAYEEINQRVNA from the coding sequence ATGCGCTTCGCCCATATCCTTCATGCCGTTTACCGCGAGCCTTGGAACATCACCACTTCCGGCTGGCTGAGTATTCACGAAATCCTCCAAGGCCACCTGTCGGGTGAGGTGCAGAACCTCGACCTGTCGGCCTTCGTCAACCCCCGGCCCGACCTCGAAATCGACTCTCAGGGTATCGGCCATGTCCACGTCACTGGCGTCCTCGGCAAAAACTTGAGCCAGATTGAACGCGCCTGCGGCAACACCGGCTACGAACAGATTAAAGCCGAGATTGCCGATGCGGTGGAATCCGGCGCGCGCGGGATTATGCTGCATGTGAACTCTCCCGGCGGCGCGGCCAGTGGCAACGTCGAGACCTCCCGCTTCGTGGCCGACTGCGGTGTGCCCACCGTGGCCTGGGTGGATGAACTGGCCGCATCCGCCGCCTATGCTATCGCTGCCGGAGCCAGTCGCATTGTCGCCGCGCCCTCCGCGCAGGTGGGCAGCATCGGCACGATCCTGCCGCTGGTGGATACGTCCGGCCAGTGGGAACAGCGCGGTTGGAAACCGGCCTACATCACGCACACGGGTGGCGATTTGAAAGACGCTACCTGGCCTCCGAATTTTTCCGAAGCGCACCGGGCACACCTTCAGGAAATGGTGGACGATTACTTCGGGCAGTTCCGAGAGCATGTCCTCGCCCACCGCGCTGTGCAGCAGTCGGCCATGCGCGGGCAAACCTTTTTGAGCGAACGGGCGAAAGCCGCCAACCTCATTGACCGCATCGGCTCCTACGCCGA